The Methanosphaera sp. BMS genome contains a region encoding:
- a CDS encoding DUF1848 domain-containing protein, giving the protein MIINVGGRTDIVNYYTPWLLNRLREGYAYSRNPFARENVYKLSLKPEDVDCLLFCSKNYQPILKHIGKIDEKYNILCNYTITAYGNDIEPKVPTIDRSIKTLESLSGIVGRNKILWRYDPILLTEKYTVEKHLETFEHMAERISPLVYRCIFSFVDMYKKVEQNMPEIIPLTQEDKVRLLKGIGEISEKYNLYTQTCATNESYEKYGIHPAGCTTREILEQAHGVVYKDVKASGIRKNCHCIPSRDIGAYNSCLNECKYCYANRKPDIPKNVIKLHDEKSPLLLGHLKENDNLIDTEVIRYIEPKQTTLFDF; this is encoded by the coding sequence ATGATAATAAATGTTGGCGGAAGAACAGATATAGTAAACTATTATACTCCATGGCTACTCAACAGACTTCGTGAGGGATATGCATATTCAAGAAATCCATTTGCAAGAGAGAATGTATACAAGTTAAGTTTAAAGCCTGAAGATGTGGATTGTCTTCTCTTCTGCTCTAAAAACTACCAGCCAATATTGAAACATATAGGCAAGATAGATGAAAAATACAATATACTCTGCAATTATACGATTACTGCATATGGAAATGATATAGAACCTAAAGTTCCAACAATAGACCGGTCAATCAAAACATTGGAAAGCTTATCAGGTATTGTTGGCAGGAATAAAATTCTTTGGAGATACGATCCTATACTTCTAACTGAAAAATACACGGTTGAAAAACACTTGGAAACATTTGAACATATGGCCGAAAGGATTTCACCATTGGTTTACAGATGCATCTTCAGCTTTGTTGACATGTATAAGAAAGTTGAACAGAACATGCCAGAAATAATCCCGCTTACTCAAGAAGATAAAGTGAGGCTATTGAAGGGGATTGGAGAGATATCCGAGAAGTATAATCTTTACACTCAAACATGTGCAACAAATGAGAGTTATGAGAAATATGGTATTCATCCGGCAGGTTGCACCACCCGTGAAATATTGGAACAGGCACATGGAGTAGTCTATAAAGATGTTAAAGCCAGTGGAATTAGGAAAAACTGTCACTGTATTCCATCAAGGGATATAGGGGCATATAACTCCTGTTTAAACGAGTGCAAATACTGCTATGCAAATCGAAAACCCGATATTCCTAAAAATGTTATTAAATTGCATGATGAGAAATCACCATTACTTCTTGGACATCTTAAAGAAAATGACAATCTAATTGATACGGAAGTAATAAGATATATTGAACCAAAGCAAACAACATTATTTGATTTTTAG